In Strigops habroptila isolate Jane chromosome 16, bStrHab1.2.pri, whole genome shotgun sequence, a genomic segment contains:
- the LOC115617329 gene encoding EF-hand domain-containing protein D2 isoform X7: MELKLMMEKLGAPQTHLGLKNMIKEVDEDLDSKLSFREFLLIFRKAAAGELQEDSGLHALARLSEIDVSTEGVKGAKNFFEAKVQAIHDASRFEEEIKAEQEEKKKQAEELKQRKAAFKELQSTFKQ, from the exons ATGGAGCTGAAGCTGATGATGGAGAAACTGGGGGCTCCACAGACGCACCTGGGCTTGAAGAACATGATCAAGGAGGTGGATGAAGACCTGGACAGCAAGCTCAGCTTTCGGGAG TTCCTGCTGATCTTCCGCAAGGCAGCAGCgggagagctgcaggaggatAGTGGGCTGCACGCCCTGGCCCGGCTCTCCGAGATCGACGTCTCCACAGAGGGAGTGAAGGGTGCCAAGAACTTCTTTGAGGCCAAG GTACAAGCCATCCACGATGCTAGCCGCTTCGAGGAGGAGAtcaaggcagagcaggaggagaagaagaagcaGGCGGAGgagctgaagcagaggaaagcagcGTTCAAGGAGCTCCAATCCACCTTCAAGCAGTGA
- the LOC115617329 gene encoding EF-hand domain-containing protein D2 isoform X5, protein MAAAAEELSGRRGRGPEPGPGPGSPVGRAGFEGSPGGGRRVFSPAGEFREFSRRQLRDMERLFRQYDAGKDGFIDLMELKLMMEKLGAPQTHLGLKNMIKEVDEDLDSKLSFREFLLIFRKAAAGELQEDSGLHALARLSEIDVSTEGVKGAKNFFEAKVQAIHDASRFEEEIKAEQEEKKKQAEELKQRKAAFKELQSTFKQ, encoded by the exons atggcggcggcggcggaggagCTGtcggggcggcggggccggggaccggagccggggccggggccgggcagcCCCGTGGGGCGGGCGGGGTTCGAGGGTTCGCCCGGGGGCGGCCGCCGCGTCTTCAGCCCCGCCGGGGAGTTCCGCGAGTTCTCCCGGCGGCAGCTCCGCGACATGGAGCGGCTCTTCCGACA gtacGATGCAGGGAAAGACGGTTTCATTGACCTGATGGAGCTGAAGCTGATGATGGAGAAACTGGGGGCTCCACAGACGCACCTGGGCTTGAAGAACATGATCAAGGAGGTGGATGAAGACCTGGACAGCAAGCTCAGCTTTCGGGAG TTCCTGCTGATCTTCCGCAAGGCAGCAGCgggagagctgcaggaggatAGTGGGCTGCACGCCCTGGCCCGGCTCTCCGAGATCGACGTCTCCACAGAGGGAGTGAAGGGTGCCAAGAACTTCTTTGAGGCCAAG GTACAAGCCATCCACGATGCTAGCCGCTTCGAGGAGGAGAtcaaggcagagcaggaggagaagaagaagcaGGCGGAGgagctgaagcagaggaaagcagcGTTCAAGGAGCTCCAATCCACCTTCAAGCAGTGA
- the LOC115617334 gene encoding chymotrypsin-C-like — MLGALCLVVVLGYAYGYGQPAAAALYSSRVVGGEDAVPHSWPWQISLQYSRNRQWYHTCGGTLIKANWVLTAAHCISSTLTYRVLLGKQVLSEENEPGSVTVSVVKTIVHEKWDSDLIINDIALVKLAEEVQESDTIQAATLPPAGQILENNYPCYVTGWGRLWTNGPLADVLQQALLPVVEYDICSQWSWWGSYVLPTMVCAGGDGVISSCNGDSGGPLNCPQGDDWEVAGIVSFGSSLGCNTLRKPTVFTRVSAYIDWINEKIRSN, encoded by the exons ATGCTGGGTGCTCTGTGTCTCGTCGTGGTGCTGGGCTACG CCTATGGATATGGCCAGCCAGCCGCAGCAGCGCTGTATAGCAGCCGCGTGGTGGGTGGTGAAgatgctgtgccccacagctGGCCATGGCAG ATCTCACTGCAGTACAGCCGCAATAGGCAGTGGTATCACACATGCGGCGGGACCCTGATTAAAGCCAACTGGGTGCTGACAGCTGCCCACTGCAtcag CTCTACCCTGACGTACCGCGTGCTGCTGGGCAAGCAGGTCCTGTCGGAAGAGAACGAGCCGGGCTCGGTGACTGTGAGTGTGGTGAAGACCATTGTGCATGAGAAATGGGACTCCGACCTCATCAT CAATGACATCGCCCTGGTCAAGCTGGCAGAGGAGGTGCAGGAGAGTGATACCATCCAGGCCGCTACCCTGCCGCCCGCCGGGCAGATACTGGAGAACAACTACCCCTGCTATGTGACCGGCTGGGGCCGGCTCTGGA CGAACGGGCCCCTGGCTGACGtcctgcagcaggcactgctgccCGTGGTGGAATATGACATCTGCTCCCAGTGGAGCTGGTGGGGCAGCTACGTGCTCCCCACCATGGTGTGCGCCGGCGGCGATGGTGTCATCTCCAGCTGCAAC GGGGATTCCGGAGGCCCCCTGAACTGCCCACAAGGGGACGACTGGGAGGTGGCCGGTATCGTCAGCTTCGGCTCGTCGCTGGGCTGCAACACGCTGAGGAAGCCGACGGTGTTCACCCGTGTGTCTGCCTACATCGACTGGATCAACGAG AAAATAAGGAGCAACTGA
- the LOC115617329 gene encoding EF-hand domain-containing protein D2 isoform X6, whose translation MGLWYDAGKDGFIDLMELKLMMEKLGAPQTHLGLKNMIKEVDEDLDSKLSFREFLLIFRKAAAGELQEDSGLHALARLSEIDVSTEGVKGAKNFFEAKVQAIHDASRFEEEIKAEQEEKKKQAEELKQRKAAFKELQSTFKQ comes from the exons ATGGGCCTTTG gtacGATGCAGGGAAAGACGGTTTCATTGACCTGATGGAGCTGAAGCTGATGATGGAGAAACTGGGGGCTCCACAGACGCACCTGGGCTTGAAGAACATGATCAAGGAGGTGGATGAAGACCTGGACAGCAAGCTCAGCTTTCGGGAG TTCCTGCTGATCTTCCGCAAGGCAGCAGCgggagagctgcaggaggatAGTGGGCTGCACGCCCTGGCCCGGCTCTCCGAGATCGACGTCTCCACAGAGGGAGTGAAGGGTGCCAAGAACTTCTTTGAGGCCAAG GTACAAGCCATCCACGATGCTAGCCGCTTCGAGGAGGAGAtcaaggcagagcaggaggagaagaagaagcaGGCGGAGgagctgaagcagaggaaagcagcGTTCAAGGAGCTCCAATCCACCTTCAAGCAGTGA